A genomic window from Helicobacter suis HS1 includes:
- a CDS encoding methyl-accepting chemotaxis protein: MSSEFFKGSFLLFLQDNKPTASYEATQLPDGRIVLSNNTKSIWTSDVVARVIKIRGFSRTHTEFMKFADKTTYFGFIIAAPILDQARNLKAIVGVFVSFDYIQDHYFPTHSKENGFVIGSRDRIFAINRDHTLQGKVFTDVMQAAEAKSVLDFRKNAQPGDSMTTSFYSDVLHGDIILALYDVNPYSNLTEPVNWVIGSAVLRKDVYHVVHKAQLAAILICLVALLIAVTIMVFYIKNQIVWRISRVVATLDSFFRLLNHEENVKLEIYHSTQKDEIGWMLDSINSNVANIQQTFHDDNDAVVEATRLASDVQKGIIVFNESHANAKTPKLSELIRVTHSMVSDLEKKIGSDLNKILAVVHAYQDLDFTARVENAKGEIEVSVNQLGTEVSEMLSTSLSFANTLNAKAIDLKASMEKLSSSSTKQSEGIKITTQNIEGITQHINDVSTKSDEMIAQSQDIKGIVEIIRDIADQTNLLALNAAIEAARAGEHGRGFAVVADEVRKLAERTQKSLSEIESSINVLLQSIADNSAASEVPKC; encoded by the coding sequence ATGAGTAGCGAATTTTTCAAAGGAAGTTTTTTACTTTTTTTACAAGATAACAAACCCACCGCTAGCTACGAGGCAACTCAATTACCAGATGGCCGGATCGTGCTTTCTAATAATACAAAATCTATTTGGACATCAGATGTTGTTGCTCGAGTGATTAAAATCCGTGGATTTAGCCGTACCCATACAGAGTTTATGAAATTTGCAGACAAAACAACTTATTTTGGTTTTATCATCGCCGCCCCTATTTTAGATCAAGCACGCAATTTAAAAGCCATTGTGGGGGTTTTTGTAAGTTTTGATTACATTCAAGATCACTACTTCCCCACGCATTCAAAAGAAAATGGCTTTGTGATAGGCTCTAGGGATCGTATTTTTGCAATCAATAGAGACCACACTTTGCAAGGCAAGGTTTTTACAGATGTCATGCAAGCAGCTGAGGCTAAATCGGTACTTGATTTTAGAAAAAACGCCCAACCGGGGGATAGCATGACCACTAGCTTTTATTCTGATGTCTTGCATGGCGATATCATTTTAGCCCTTTATGATGTAAACCCTTATAGCAACTTAACAGAACCTGTCAATTGGGTCATTGGATCAGCTGTCTTAAGAAAAGATGTGTACCACGTCGTGCATAAGGCGCAGTTAGCAGCTATTTTAATTTGTCTAGTGGCTCTTTTAATCGCCGTTACTATCATGGTTTTTTACATTAAAAACCAAATTGTTTGGCGGATTTCAAGAGTTGTGGCAACTTTGGATAGTTTCTTTAGGCTTTTAAACCACGAGGAAAATGTCAAGCTTGAGATTTATCACTCCACCCAAAAAGATGAAATTGGTTGGATGTTAGACTCCATTAATTCTAATGTGGCCAATATCCAGCAAACTTTCCATGATGATAATGACGCGGTGGTAGAAGCCACCCGCTTGGCCTCTGATGTACAAAAAGGAATCATTGTCTTTAATGAAAGCCATGCCAATGCTAAAACCCCTAAACTCTCTGAGCTTATCCGTGTTACCCATTCTATGGTGAGTGATTTAGAGAAAAAAATCGGCTCGGATTTAAATAAAATCTTAGCTGTGGTGCATGCCTATCAAGACTTAGATTTTACCGCAAGAGTAGAAAATGCTAAAGGAGAGATTGAAGTTTCTGTTAACCAGTTAGGTACAGAGGTTAGTGAAATGCTTAGCACTTCTTTATCTTTTGCAAATACACTTAACGCAAAAGCCATTGATTTAAAGGCTAGCATGGAAAAACTCTCTTCAAGCTCTACTAAACAATCTGAGGGGATCAAAATAACCACACAAAACATTGAAGGCATCACCCAGCATATCAACGATGTGAGCACTAAGAGCGATGAGATGATCGCCCAAAGCCAAGATATTAAAGGCATTGTAGAGATCATTAGAGATATTGCCGATCAAACCAATTTATTAGCCCTTAATGCGGCTATTGAAGCAGCGCGCGCGGGTGAACATGGACGCGGGTTTGCGGTGGTGGCTGATGAGGTGAGAAAACTAGCTGAGCGCACGCAAAAGTCTTTAAGTGAAATTGAATCTAGCATTAATGTTTTATTACAAAGCATTGCGGATAACTCAGCAGCTAGTGAAGTGCCCAAATGCTAA
- the murD gene encoding UDP-N-acetylmuramoyl-L-alanine--D-glutamate ligase, with translation MISLLGYGQTNRAFAAYLHKKNIPYCIYDDQVLTPSLDPYNQKWLPSKMFNPYASQLEIVSPGIPFNHPLVVASKHLCSEYDYIKGLWQTNRKHLPFPTIIFISGTNGKTTTARMLGLLLKSSNAQVGGNIGIPLIDLYTQIKAEQRKPPYVWILETSSFTLHYTNHLVPQIYILLPLSQDHLSWHENHENYVEAKLKPLSFMQQEGHVFLHASLKDHPTVKALINPPNLIFYQDSKHLAKQMGLQISKVRFEEPFLLDALLALSVAKLYSGVADYDLLNTYMIQPHRIEIFLDQDQNTWVDDSKATNIDATLKALDRFKGCYIHLILGGDTKGMDLKPLFEVLAHMQVEIYAIGVSAPMVMQMAQDYHIRAHLCHDLRIAVEHIKQNLRPGQIGMLSPSAASLDQFASYKHRGITFKECVLK, from the coding sequence ATGATCTCATTACTTGGATACGGGCAGACTAACCGGGCTTTTGCGGCTTATTTGCATAAGAAAAATATTCCTTATTGTATCTATGATGATCAGGTTTTAACCCCCTCGCTAGACCCTTATAACCAAAAATGGCTTCCCTCTAAGATGTTTAACCCCTACGCCTCACAACTAGAAATTGTGAGCCCGGGCATTCCTTTTAACCACCCGCTAGTAGTGGCTAGTAAACATTTATGTAGCGAATATGATTACATTAAAGGGCTTTGGCAGACTAACCGCAAACATCTTCCCTTTCCAACCATTATTTTTATTAGCGGTACAAATGGCAAAACCACTACCGCTAGAATGTTAGGCTTACTCTTAAAATCTAGTAACGCCCAAGTGGGGGGCAATATTGGAATCCCCCTTATTGATCTTTACACCCAAATTAAAGCAGAGCAGCGCAAACCCCCCTATGTGTGGATTTTAGAAACCAGTTCTTTTACTTTGCACTACACTAATCATCTAGTGCCCCAAATTTATATCCTTTTGCCCCTCTCTCAAGATCATTTAAGCTGGCATGAAAACCATGAGAATTATGTGGAGGCAAAACTCAAACCCTTATCTTTTATGCAACAAGAAGGGCATGTATTTTTACACGCTTCTTTAAAAGATCACCCCACAGTTAAAGCCCTTATCAATCCCCCTAATCTAATTTTTTATCAAGATTCTAAACACCTTGCGAAACAAATGGGGTTACAAATTTCTAAAGTGCGCTTTGAAGAGCCTTTTTTATTAGATGCCTTGCTAGCTTTGAGTGTGGCTAAACTTTATTCTGGAGTAGCAGATTATGATTTACTCAACACCTATATGATCCAGCCTCATCGCATTGAGATATTTTTAGATCAAGATCAAAATACATGGGTAGATGATAGCAAAGCGACTAATATTGATGCCACACTCAAAGCCCTAGATCGTTTCAAAGGCTGTTATATCCATTTAATTTTAGGGGGCGATACAAAGGGCATGGATTTAAAGCCATTATTTGAGGTTTTAGCCCACATGCAAGTAGAAATATATGCCATTGGAGTGAGTGCGCCAATGGTTATGCAAATGGCACAAGATTATCATATCCGCGCGCATTTATGCCATGATTTAAGAATAGCGGTAGAACATATCAAACAAAACTTACGCCCCGGACAAATTGGTATGCTTTCACCCAGTGCGGCTAGTTTAGATCAATTTGCTTCTTATAAACACCGGGGCATCACCTTTAAAGAGTGCGTGTTAAAATGA
- the rplM gene encoding 50S ribosomal protein L13, with the protein MTKSVKPTEIKRAWVVLDAKNQIFGRLITQVATLLRGKHRPFYTPHVDCGDFVVVINASHVKFSGLNKLRDKQYFTHSGYFGSTKSKTLEEMLEKAPEKLFFLAVRGMLPKTKLGRAMLKKLKVYKDEKHPHTAQVGQKDN; encoded by the coding sequence ATGACAAAGTCTGTTAAACCAACTGAGATCAAGCGCGCATGGGTTGTGCTTGATGCTAAAAATCAAATTTTTGGACGCCTGATTACACAGGTTGCAACCCTTTTAAGAGGCAAGCATCGCCCCTTTTATACCCCCCATGTAGATTGTGGGGATTTTGTGGTGGTGATTAATGCCTCCCATGTGAAATTCTCCGGGCTTAATAAACTACGCGATAAGCAATATTTCACCCATTCGGGTTATTTTGGGAGCACCAAGAGCAAAACGCTAGAGGAAATGTTAGAAAAAGCACCGGAAAAACTCTTTTTCCTAGCCGTGCGTGGCATGTTGCCTAAAACTAAGCTAGGGCGCGCGATGCTTAAAAAATTAAAGGTTTATAAAGATGAAAAACACCCCCACACTGCCCAAGTTGGCCAAAAGGATAACTAG
- a CDS encoding mechanosensitive ion channel family protein has product MRIKFFLFLFLACLLGVRADSTHDSDAIDLYLLLNQINQINGVISRYQKDPTKRSEISLYNDQKNDLMHSFALKLLDTQEQIGINIDDNLKQQKTLKKALLKSSDQDFYTYILDTIRLKNLEVDANMYDFLEELRTSLDFFSQEKDVRNITTRYLLTLEEYASKTYVLPSNTDNFKQHNFQELLDNHKTKLKTYIEVLSYIQKNPSQVLSKNIVLSIDLKWILERVAGVIAHVFPSSNGLQSAKIVLSLVLLVFLLALRRLITALFIRVLDYFVRFTRKNTEVQQKIRKSIITPISTFLFIYSFDISIDILYYPHPTPTKFSMYLGVVYILLFAWLFMALFKAYGAALIATLASKSNGLRREVINLILKIAYFFIFVITTLWVLKQLGFDISTIVASLGIGGLAVALAVKDVLANFFASVILLLDNSFSQGDWIVCGEVEGTVVEMGLRRTTVRGFDNALFFVPNSELAGKSIRNWNRRKVGRRIKMNIGLTYSSSSEALQKCVLGIRTMLEQHPNIAKDNDLDLASKQQLSGDQHAMMMGYQNIVSLDDLAGYKSNLFVYLDNFGDSSINIFVYCFSKTIVWGEWLAVKEDVMLKIMKIVEDNGLSFAFPSQSVYIESMPKTPV; this is encoded by the coding sequence ATGAGAATCAAGTTTTTTCTTTTCTTATTTTTAGCATGTTTACTAGGGGTAAGAGCAGATAGTACGCATGATAGCGATGCGATAGATTTATACCTCCTACTTAATCAAATCAACCAAATTAATGGGGTGATTTCGCGCTACCAAAAAGATCCAACTAAACGATCTGAAATTTCTTTATACAACGATCAAAAAAACGATTTAATGCATTCTTTTGCCCTCAAACTTTTAGACACGCAAGAACAAATCGGGATTAATATTGATGATAATCTCAAGCAACAAAAAACCCTCAAAAAGGCCTTACTTAAAAGTAGCGATCAGGATTTTTACACCTACATACTAGACACAATCCGCCTAAAAAATTTAGAGGTAGATGCAAACATGTATGACTTTTTAGAGGAATTGCGCACCTCGCTAGATTTTTTTAGCCAAGAAAAAGATGTCAGAAACATCACTACCCGCTATTTACTCACACTAGAAGAATACGCCTCTAAAACCTATGTTCTCCCCTCTAATACAGATAATTTTAAACAGCACAATTTCCAAGAACTCTTAGACAACCATAAAACCAAACTCAAAACCTATATTGAAGTACTTAGCTATATCCAAAAAAACCCTAGCCAAGTGCTTTCTAAAAATATCGTGCTAAGCATTGATTTAAAATGGATTTTAGAACGCGTAGCCGGTGTAATCGCACATGTCTTTCCTAGCTCTAATGGTTTACAAAGCGCTAAGATCGTTCTTTCTTTGGTTTTACTTGTATTTTTACTCGCCCTTAGAAGACTCATCACCGCCCTTTTTATCCGAGTCCTAGATTATTTTGTGCGCTTCACCCGCAAAAATACAGAGGTACAACAAAAAATCCGCAAAAGCATCATCACCCCCATTTCTACCTTTTTATTCATCTATAGCTTTGATATTTCTATTGACATTCTTTACTACCCTCACCCCACCCCAACTAAGTTTTCTATGTATTTGGGGGTGGTTTATATTTTGCTATTTGCTTGGCTTTTTATGGCCTTGTTTAAGGCTTATGGGGCAGCTCTTATTGCCACTTTAGCCTCTAAGAGCAATGGATTAAGAAGAGAAGTGATTAATTTGATCTTAAAAATTGCCTACTTCTTTATCTTTGTCATCACCACTTTATGGGTACTCAAACAACTAGGCTTTGATATTTCTACGATCGTGGCGTCTTTGGGTATTGGCGGGTTGGCTGTGGCTTTGGCGGTTAAAGATGTTTTGGCTAACTTTTTTGCCTCTGTGATTTTATTACTAGATAATTCCTTTTCTCAGGGCGATTGGATTGTATGCGGCGAAGTGGAGGGCACGGTCGTAGAAATGGGATTAAGACGCACCACAGTTAGGGGATTTGATAACGCCTTATTTTTTGTGCCTAACTCTGAGCTAGCCGGTAAATCTATTCGCAACTGGAATCGGCGCAAAGTCGGGCGGCGCATTAAAATGAATATCGGGCTTACTTATAGCTCCTCTAGTGAGGCGTTACAAAAATGCGTACTAGGCATTCGCACCATGCTTGAGCAACACCCCAATATTGCCAAAGATAACGATCTAGACCTTGCCTCCAAACAACAACTTAGTGGCGATCAGCACGCGATGATGATGGGTTATCAAAACATCGTTTCTTTAGATGATTTAGCCGGTTATAAATCTAATTTGTTTGTGTATTTAGATAATTTTGGCGACAGCTCCATTAATATTTTTGTGTATTGTTTTTCTAAAACCATCGTTTGGGGAGAATGGTTAGCCGTTAAAGAGGATGTGATGCTTAAAATCATGAAAATAGTAGAGGATAATGGCTTGAGTTTTGCTTTCCCCTCTCAGAGTGTTTATATTGAAAGCATGCCTAAAACACCGGTTTAA